The following proteins come from a genomic window of Suricata suricatta isolate VVHF042 chromosome 5, meerkat_22Aug2017_6uvM2_HiC, whole genome shotgun sequence:
- the NR1I2 gene encoding nuclear receptor subfamily 1 group I member 2 — MYQPDIAPLIPCGFFTSSPRGPGANLEERPGESWKHAALGHCEEADSAPEMTVSAHEGDGHPQICRVCGDKATGYHFNVMTCEGCKGFFRRTMKRNTRLRCPFRKGTCEITQKTRRQCQACRLRKCLESGMKKEMIMSDAAVEQRRALIRRKKRERTGTQPLGAKGLTEEQQTMIRELMDAQMKTFDTTFSHFKDFRLPEVLSSGHGIPESLQTPSGEEAAKWSQIREDLCSLKVSLQLRGEDGSVWNYKPQADSSGKEIFSMLPHMADMSTYMFKGIINFAKVISHFRDLPIEDQISLLKGATFELCQLRFNTVFNAETGTWECGRLSYCLEDPAGGFQQLLLEPVLKFHYMLKKLQLHKEEYVLMQAISLFSPDRPGVTQRRVVDQLQESFALALKAYIECNRPQPAHRFLFLKIMAMLTELRSINAQHTQRLLRIQDIHPFATPLMRELFNITDG; from the exons ATGTATCAGCCAGACATAGC TCCCCTCATTCCCTGTGGTTTTTTCACTTCTAGCCCAAGAGGCCCAGGAGCAAACCTGGAGGAGAGACCTGGAGAAAGCTGGAAACATGCTGCCCTTGGGCACTGCGAAGAAGCAGATTCAGCTCCTGAGATGACTGTCAGCGCACATGAGGGGGATGGGCATCCCCAAATCTGCCGTGTATGCGGGGACAAGGCGACTGGCTATCACTTCAATGTCATGACATGTGAAGGATGCAAGGGATTTTTCAG GAGAACCATGAAACGCAACACCCGGCTGAGGTGCCCCTTCCGGAAAGGCACCTGCGAGATCACCCAGAAGACCCGGCGACAATGCCAGGCCTGCCGCCTCCGCAAGTGCCTGGAGAGCGGCATGAAGAAGGAGA TGATCATGTCGGATGCGGCTGTGGAGCAGAGGCGGGCCTTGatcaggaggaagaagagagaacgGACGGGCACTCAGCCCCTGGGAGCCAAGGGTCTGACTGAGGAGCAGCAGACAATGATCAGAGAGCTGATGGATGCTCAGATGAAAACCTTTGACACCACCTTCTCCCACTTCAAGGATTTCCGG CTGCCAGAAGTGCTCAGCAGTGGTCATGGGATCCCGGAATCTCTGCAGACTCCGTCAGGGGAAGAAGCTGCCAAGTGGAGCCAGATCAGGGAAGATCTGTGCTCCCTGAAGGTCTCTCTGCAGCTGCGGGGGGAAGATGGCAGCGTCTGGAACTACAAAccccaagctgacagcagtggGAAAGAGATCTTCTCCATGCTGCCCCACATGGCTGACATGTCAACCTACATGTTCAAAGGCATCATTAACTTTGCCAAAGTCATCTCCCACTTCAG GGACTTGCCCATCGAAGACCAGATCTCCCTGCTGAAGGGGGCCACCTTTGAGCTCTGCCAACTGAGATTCAACACGGTGTTCAACGCAGAGACCGGTACCTGGGAGTGCGGTCGGCTGTCCTACTGCTTGGAGGATCCTGCAG GTGGCTTCCAGCAGCTTCTCCTGGAGCCCGTGCTGAAATTCCACTACATGCTGAAGAAGCTGCAGCTGCACAAGGAGGAGTATGTGCTGATGCAGgccatctctcttttctctccag aCCGCCCTGGTGTGACGCAGCGCCGCGTAGTGGACCAGCTGCAGGAGAGCTTCGCCCTGGCCCTGAAGGCCTACATTGAGTGCAATCGGCCGCAGCCTGCCCATCG GTTCCTGTTCCTGAAGATCATGGCCATGCTCACCGAGCTCCGCAGCATCAACGCCCAGCACACCCAGCGTCTGCTGCGTATCCAGGACATACACCCCTTTGCTACCCCTCTCATGCGGGAGCTGTTCAACATCACAGATGGCTGA